The Primulina tabacum isolate GXHZ01 chromosome 16, ASM2559414v2, whole genome shotgun sequence genome window below encodes:
- the LOC142528363 gene encoding uncharacterized protein LOC142528363 — translation MPSYAKFLKDILANKRKLEDHMTVNLTKNCYASVQNKIPQKLKDPGSFSIPCVIGDIVFHKTLSDLCASINLMPLSVFRKLGLGEPKSTQMSLQLADRSVKHPRGVIEDVLVKVEKFIFAADFVVLDMEEDVEMPLILGIPFLATGKALIDVQGGKLRLRVSEEEITFYVINALKHTLYTDNCFRIDVVDSLVCNFLQDPMKDPLEATLTTELKEKDLDEEIAEIVAYFNANHPWRKSMRTRLDHLGERKDLTPPKSSIDEPPTLELKALPPHLKYIYLGENNTLPVIISAALTDAMEEKLLQVLKEHKKAFAWMVADIKG, via the coding sequence ATGCCTAGTTATGCCAAATTTCTAAAGGACATCTTAGCAAACAAGAGAaaattggaggatcacatgacggtTAATCTGACTAAGAACTGCTATGCATCGGTACAAAACAAGATCCCACAGAAACTGAAGGAcccagggagtttttctattccttgcgtGATTGGTGATATTGTATTTCATAAAACTTTGAGTGATCTTTGTGCGAGTATAAATCTTATGCCATTATCTGTATTTAGGAAACTCGGATTAGGAGAACCTAAGTCAACACAGATGTCCTTGCAACTAGCAGACAGATCTGTCAAACACCCGCGAGGAGTCATAGAGGACGTCTTGGTAAAGGTGGAAAAATTCATATTTGCTGCAGAttttgtggtacttgacatggaggaagacGTGGAGATGCCGTTGATTCTAGGGATACCATTCCTTGCGACTGGCAAGGCCTTGATTGATGTTCAAGGAGGAAAGTTGAGATTGCGAGTGAGCGAGGAAGAAATTACTTTTTACGTCATTAAtgctcttaagcacacactgtACACTGATAACTGTTTTAGAATTGATGTGGTGGACTCACTTGTGTGTAATTTTTTGCAGGATCCCATGAAAGACCCATTGGAAGCCACCCTCACAACTGAATTGAAGGAGAAAGACTTGGATGAAGAAATAGCTGAAATAGTGGCATATTTTAATGCCAACCATCCATGGAGAAAGTCAATGAGAACGAGATTGGATCATTTAGGAGAGCGAAAAGATTTGACCCCTCCAAAGTCAAGCATCGACGAACCACCGACGCTTGAACTCAAGGCATTACCTCCGCACCTAAAGTACATATACCTGGGTGAGAATAACACTTTACCTGTCATTATTTCTGCAGCTTTAACAGATGCTATGGAGGAAAAATTGTTGCAAGTTCTCAAAGAGCACAAAAAGGCATTTGCTTGGATGGTGGCAGACATCAAGGGATAA